A genomic stretch from Malus domestica chromosome 15, GDT2T_hap1 includes:
- the LOC103401436 gene encoding uncharacterized protein: protein MDDNNHFLYFFMAMGASIRGFRGSMRHVVAVDESFLKGKYLGTLFVVVCHDGQNQIYHLAFGVGDSENDASWTWFLTKLRSAIGEVTNLVFVSNRHESIGKAVQTVFPEACHGACMYHVAGNMRNKFGDDEMMFKLYSTAVKAYLVSEFNIVMIDIWAIKDGKVGKHLQEIGYHGWAHAHFNGKQYNMMTTNIAKSMNANLKDAQKFPITTLADHLRGILQEWFNERRNTTSSWNSTLTKWAEEKVHKNQNRDLRMSVSSINHYALQVHEPDLYHMVDLNAKSCMCKRFDLDQLPCVHATVACRIRNTSVYTMCSKFYTANAIVLAYVEPIWPIGNKSEWSVPEEVQNGVVLPPIRQVVSGRRKINRIPSQGEERIVKKQSLWWDMPQSPNLQESN from the exons ATGGATGACAATAATCACTTTTTATACTTTTTCATGGCAATGGGAGCCTCTATAAGGGGATTTCGTGGTTCTATGAGGCATGTGGTAGCAGTTGATGAGAGTTTTCTAAAGGGTAAATATCTTGGCACCTTATTTGTCGTTGTATGCCATGATGGACAAAATCAAATATATCATTTGGCATTTGGTGTGGGTGACTCAGAAAATGACGCTTCATGGACATGGTTTCTTACAAAATTGAGAAGTGCCATAGGAGAGGTAACAAACTTGGTGTTTGTATCTAATCGACATGAAAGTATTGGTAAAGCTGTGCAAACTGTGTTTCCAGAGGCATGTCATGGAGCTTGTATGTATCATGTAGCTGGCAACATGAGGAATAAATTCGGTGATGATGAAATGATGTTTAAGTTATATTCCACTGCAGTAAAAGCATACCTTGTGTCAGAGTTTAATATTGTTATGATTGATATTTGGGCAATCAAAGATGGAAAAGTAGGAAAACATCTTCAAGAAATTGGGTATCATGGATGGGCTCATGCACATTTCAATGGAAAACAATACAACATGATGACAACCAACATTGCCAAATCCATGAATGCAAATCTAAAGGATGCTCAAAAGTTTCCTATCACTACTCTAGCGGATCATCTTAGAGGTATACTCCAAGAGTGGTTCAACGAACGTCGGAACACAACAAGTTCATGGAATTCGACCTTGACAAAGTGGGCAGAGGAAAAAGTGCACAAGAATCAAAATAGAGACTTACGTATGTCG GTATCTTCCATTAATCACTATGCATTGCAAGTACATGAGCCAGACTTATATCATATGGTTGATCTAAATGCCAAGTCATGCATGTGTAAAAGGTTTGATCTCGACCAACTTCCATGTGTCCATGCAACTGTTGCATGTCGAATTCGCAACACGTCGGTGTACACTATGTGCTCCAAATTCTACACAGCCAATGCAATTGTGCTAGCGTATGTGGAGCCCATTTGGCCGATTGGAAACAAGAGTGAATGGAGTGTGCCAGAAGAGGTGCAGAATGGAGTTGTGTTACCTCCAATCAGACAAGTTGTATCTGGAAGACGCAAGATAAACAGAATCCCATCTCAGGGGGAGGAAAGGATAGTGAAGAAGCAGTCGCTGTGGTGGGACATGCCACAATCGCCAAACTTGCAAGAATCCAATTAG